A segment of the Aureimonas sp. SA4125 genome:
AGTAGTTGCCAATGACAACTATGCGGAAGCCCGTCTCGCAGCCTAAGGCTGTGCGATAGCTTCAAATCAAGTCCTGAGGGTTCGCACTCTCGGGCGGGGTCCGGAGGCACCTGGCAACAGAAGCCTCCAACCAATCTTTCCCGACCGGCGTGTCGGGCCAATGCGGAAAGCAGTCAGAGACCTCACGATGGGCCAAGATTTAATCCGCTACGACATTCTCGCCCAGGACGCGCTGCGCGGCGTCATCCGCAAGGTGCTGAACGAGGTCATCAAGACCGGCCTTCCCGGCGAACATCATTTCTTCATCACCTTTTTGACCTCGGCGCCGGGCGTCCGGATCTCGTCACGGCTACGGGAGAAATATCCTGAGTTGATGACGATCGTGATCCAGCATCAGTATTGGGATCTTGCCGTGACCGACACGACCTTCGAGGTCGGGCTCTCCTTTTCCGACATTCCCGAGCGTCTGCTGATCCCCTTCGCGGCGATCCGTGGATTCTATGATCCCGCCGTGAATTTCGAGCTGGAATTTGACGTTCGGGACGTCGAGGCGGCCAATGGATCGGCCGAGGATGCGGCACTGCCGGTCGCTCCACAGTCGCTTCAGCAGGTGCCCAAGCCCCAGCGCGCGCCTGCGCCGTCGAAGCTGCCGGCCAAGCCGCGCGGCAA
Coding sequences within it:
- a CDS encoding SspB family protein, whose translation is MGQDLIRYDILAQDALRGVIRKVLNEVIKTGLPGEHHFFITFLTSAPGVRISSRLREKYPELMTIVIQHQYWDLAVTDTTFEVGLSFSDIPERLLIPFAAIRGFYDPAVNFELEFDVRDVEAANGSAEDAALPVAPQSLQQVPKPQRAPAPSKLPAKPRGKDKADDAADEGDKPAATEKKPADVVSLDAFRKKT